The following proteins are encoded in a genomic region of Poecilia reticulata strain Guanapo unplaced genomic scaffold, Guppy_female_1.0+MT scaffold_190, whole genome shotgun sequence:
- the tmem200ca gene encoding transmembrane protein 200C, which translates to MVGVLMAALGYWPRDGLFFSSQPQEGTTMALMSFSSPAPAQEPRWAESDRGDRTNDRGNGFNQSETVNGTSQDVPQGFLEDFLDRYLYSDRLKVFGPLIMGIGIFLFICANAVLHENRDKKTKVINLRDIYSTVIDLHSVRKPHPSSSGSAHQPLANPLNGLINYVQSKSLESKSQMCPAALLLSRQPASSRRCSDGGGGVFSVCQEHPPAPSPSSSNRHSLPLTSDTCWTSHHKEALSSFTLPRPRQRSPGARRRHSFWARSSGQEDEQKEEEMQPPPLCASTPPPHRGSEALLLLSSSSLSSLSHLLSSSSSTPAPPCRRQSLPTAAFNTAYCKLMQGEDESFEWSSSHQVTPEVEPRPSQPEAP; encoded by the exons atggtcGGGGTTCTGATGGCAGCTCTGGGCTACTGGCCTCGGGACGGACTGTTCTTCAGCTCCCAGCCACAGGAGGGCACCACCATGGCCTTGATGTCCTTCAGTAGTCCAGCACCAGCACAG GAACCCAGGTGGGCGGAGTCAGACAGAGGAGACAGAACCAATGACAGAGGAAATGgcttcaaccaatcagagaccgTCAATGGGACCTCTCAAGATGTTCCACAAGGATTTCTGGAAGACTTCCTGGACAG GTATCTGTACTCTGATAGGCTGAAGGTCTTTGGCCCACTTATCATGGGGATTGgcatcttcctcttcatctgTGCCAACGCCGTCCTGCATGAGAACCGGGACAAGAAGACGAAGGTCATCAACCTGCGGGACATCTACTCCACCGTCATCGACCTCCACAGCGTCCGGAAGCCCCACCCTTCTTCCTCTGGCTCCGCCCACCAACCGTTAGCCAATCCACTCAATGGACTCATCAACTATGTCCAGTCCAAGAGTCTGGAGTCAAAGTCCCAGATGTGTCCCGCCGCCCTGCTGTTGTCAAGGCAACCAGCCAGTAGCAGGAGGTGCAgtgacggaggaggaggagtctTCAGTGTCTGCCAGGAGCATCCGCCTGCaccttctccttcctcctccaacAGACACTCCCTGCCCCTGACctctgacacctgctggacctCCCACCACAAAGAGGCGCTGAGCTCCTTCACGTTGCCCCGGCCCCGCCAGCGGTCCCCCGGCGCCCGCAGGAGACACTCCTTCTGGGCCAGGAGCAGCGGCCAGGAGGACgagcagaaggaggaggagatgcaGCCGCCGCCTCTGTGTGCCTCCACTCCTCCGCCTCACCGAGGCTCCGAGGCTCTGCTCctgctctcctcttcctccctttcCTCCCTGTCccacctcctctcctcctcctcctccactccaGCCCCACCCTGCAGGAGGCAGAGCCTCCCGACCGCCGCCTTCAACACGGCCTACTGCAAGCTGATGCAAGGAGAGGACGAGTCCTTCGAGTGGTCTTCATCACACCAGGTGACCCCAGAAGTGGAGCCTCGGCCCTCACAACCAGAGGCACCCTGA